From Acinetobacter suaedae, one genomic window encodes:
- the secY gene encoding preprotein translocase subunit SecY, giving the protein MKGQPFHVKYREIIRRLMFLIGALLVFRLGAHIPLPGIDNVALASFFKANEGTFLGLFNMFSGGALERMSILALGIMPYISASIIVQLMSTVVPSLEALKKEGEQGKRKLNQYTRYGTLFLALVQGIGMCAGLISQGITLTSGLAFYVPAVTSLVAGTMFLMWLGEQITERGVGNGISMIIFAGIVAGLPNLVIQSFTSVQNGQGSLIGLAVFGLLSLAVLAAIVFIEKAQRRIPVNYAQKQQGRRVFTAQQTHLPLKINMAGVIPAIFASSLLLFPASLGQWLGSADPNAGFVKRSLQDLALVLSPGQPLYLMLFGALIIFFCYFYTALVFSPKEVSENLKRSGAYVPGIRPGEQTARYLDHILNRLTFIGAIYITVVCLMPMVLQSSFGIPFHLGGTSLLIVVVVVMDFMAQLQAHLTSHQYDNQTLMRKTTAHPQG; this is encoded by the coding sequence ATGAAAGGTCAACCATTTCATGTGAAATACCGTGAAATCATTCGCCGATTGATGTTTTTAATTGGCGCGTTGTTGGTCTTTCGACTAGGAGCGCATATTCCGTTGCCAGGCATTGATAATGTAGCGCTAGCAAGCTTTTTTAAGGCTAATGAAGGTACCTTCTTAGGCTTATTTAATATGTTTTCTGGCGGTGCATTAGAGCGCATGTCAATTCTAGCATTAGGGATTATGCCGTACATCTCTGCATCAATTATTGTGCAGTTAATGTCGACAGTAGTTCCTTCGCTGGAGGCTTTGAAAAAAGAAGGCGAGCAAGGTAAACGTAAATTAAATCAATATACGCGTTACGGCACTCTGTTTCTTGCACTTGTGCAGGGGATAGGGATGTGTGCTGGTCTGATTAGTCAGGGTATTACGCTGACATCAGGCTTAGCATTTTATGTTCCAGCAGTAACTTCGCTTGTTGCAGGAACGATGTTTTTGATGTGGTTGGGAGAACAGATTACCGAACGTGGTGTTGGTAATGGTATCTCAATGATTATTTTTGCTGGTATTGTAGCTGGCTTGCCTAATCTTGTAATTCAGTCGTTTACGTCTGTGCAAAATGGTCAAGGTAGCTTAATTGGCTTGGCAGTATTCGGTTTATTATCGTTGGCTGTTTTAGCAGCGATTGTGTTTATTGAAAAAGCACAACGTCGTATTCCAGTGAATTATGCTCAAAAACAACAAGGTCGTCGTGTGTTTACTGCACAGCAAACGCATTTGCCATTAAAAATTAATATGGCTGGTGTTATCCCTGCAATTTTTGCTAGCTCATTGTTATTATTTCCAGCGAGCTTGGGACAATGGTTGGGAAGTGCTGATCCAAATGCAGGATTTGTTAAGCGTAGCCTGCAAGATCTGGCATTGGTGTTATCGCCTGGACAGCCGTTATATTTAATGCTTTTTGGTGCGTTAATTATTTTCTTCTGTTATTTCTATACGGCGCTTGTTTTTAGCCCGAAAGAAGTTTCAGAGAATTTGAAACGTAGCGGAGCATATGTGCCTGGTATCCGCCCAGGTGAGCAAACGGCTCGTTATTTAGATCATATTCTCAATCGTTTGACATTTATTGGTGCTATCTACATTACTGTCGTGTGTTTAATGCCTATGGTACTGCAAAGTTCATTTGGTATTCCATTCCATTTGGGTGGAACATCATTACTGATTGTAGTGGTAGTTGTGATGGACTTTATGGCGCAACTTCAAGCGCACTTGACCTCACATCAATATGATAATCAAACGTTAATGAGAAAAACGACTGCTCATCCGCAGGGATAA
- a CDS encoding DNA-directed RNA polymerase subunit alpha, translating into MTRTANEFLTPQAIKVEAVSGTSAKVILEPLERGFGHTLGNALRRILLSSLPGAAVVEVEIEGVEHEYSTLEGLQQDIVELLLNLKGLSIKLFDQNEAYLTLEKQGAGDVTAADLRLPHNVEVVNPDHLIGTLSASGSLKMRLKVAQGRGYETSDSRFPEGETRPVGRLQLDASYSPIKRVSYTVENARVEQRTDLDKLVIDLETNGTVDPEEAIRKAATILQQQIAIFVDLQKDQTPVAQEPREEVDPILLRPVDDLELTVRSANCLKAENIYYIGDLVQRTEVELLKTPNLGKKSLTEIKDVLASKGLQLGMRLENWPPASLRMDDRFAYRSR; encoded by the coding sequence ATGACGCGTACTGCAAACGAGTTTCTAACTCCGCAAGCGATCAAGGTCGAAGCGGTGAGCGGGACCTCGGCAAAAGTGATTCTGGAACCTTTAGAGCGTGGCTTTGGTCATACTCTAGGTAATGCTTTACGTCGCATTCTATTGTCTTCTTTGCCTGGCGCTGCTGTGGTTGAAGTTGAGATAGAAGGCGTCGAGCACGAGTACAGTACTTTAGAAGGCTTGCAGCAGGACATCGTCGAGCTCTTGCTGAACCTAAAAGGATTGTCTATTAAGCTGTTCGATCAAAATGAAGCATATTTAACATTAGAGAAACAAGGTGCAGGTGACGTAACAGCAGCTGACCTTCGTTTACCTCATAATGTTGAAGTGGTTAACCCTGATCATTTAATTGGTACTTTGAGTGCTAGTGGTTCATTGAAAATGCGCCTTAAAGTTGCTCAAGGTCGTGGTTATGAAACGTCTGACTCTCGTTTCCCAGAAGGTGAAACTCGCCCTGTGGGTCGTTTACAGTTAGATGCTTCTTATAGCCCGATTAAACGTGTTTCCTATACCGTTGAAAATGCGCGTGTAGAACAACGTACCGATCTTGATAAGCTAGTGATCGATCTTGAAACGAATGGAACTGTTGATCCTGAAGAGGCTATCCGCAAAGCGGCAACAATCTTGCAACAACAAATTGCAATTTTTGTTGATCTTCAGAAAGATCAAACTCCAGTTGCTCAAGAACCTCGCGAAGAAGTTGACCCAATTTTGCTTCGTCCAGTAGATGATCTCGAGCTAACTGTTCGTTCTGCTAACTGTTTGAAGGCAGAAAATATTTACTACATTGGTGATCTTGTTCAACGTACTGAAGTTGAGTTGTTAAAAACTCCTAACTTAGGTAAAAAATCGTTAACTGAGATCAAAGATGTTTTGGCATCGAAAGGTTTACAACTCGGCATGCGTTTAGAGAACTGGCCACCAGCTAGTCTCCGTATGGATGACCGTTTTGCCTATCGTAGCCGTTAA
- the rpsK gene encoding 30S ribosomal protein S11 produces the protein MAKDTRTRKKVSRTVSEGVAHIHASFNNTIVTITDRQGNALAWATSGGQGFRGSRKSTPFAAQVAAEVAGKAALDYGLKNLDVLVKGPGPGRESAVRALGAVGYKINSITDVTPIPHNGCRPPKKRRV, from the coding sequence ATGGCTAAAGATACTCGCACACGCAAGAAGGTCTCTCGTACCGTCTCTGAAGGTGTTGCACACATTCACGCGTCTTTTAATAACACCATTGTTACGATTACCGATCGTCAAGGTAATGCATTGGCTTGGGCCACCTCAGGTGGACAAGGCTTCCGTGGTTCACGTAAATCAACTCCGTTCGCTGCTCAGGTAGCTGCTGAAGTTGCTGGTAAAGCAGCTTTAGATTACGGTTTGAAAAACCTAGACGTCCTTGTAAAAGGTCCTGGTCCAGGTCGTGAGTCTGCGGTTCGTGCATTAGGCGCAGTGGGTTATAAGATTAACAGCATTACCGATGTGACTCCAATTCCTCACAACGGTTGCCGTCCACCTAAAAAACGTCGCGTGTAA
- the rplE gene encoding 50S ribosomal protein L5, with translation MARLKARYNDELKAKLKEELGIKNVMEIPRITKITLNMGVGAAATDKKLLDGAVADMQLIAGQKPVVTLARKSIAGFKIRDGWPIGCKVTLRGDQMYEFLDRLISIAIPRIRDFRGFSAKSFDGRGNYSMGLKEQIVFPEIDFDKIDRIRGLDITITTTARSDDEGRALMRAFGFPFK, from the coding sequence ATGGCCAGACTTAAAGCACGTTACAATGACGAACTTAAAGCGAAGTTAAAAGAAGAACTTGGCATTAAGAATGTGATGGAAATTCCTCGCATCACAAAAATCACTCTAAACATGGGTGTAGGCGCAGCTGCAACTGATAAGAAATTATTAGATGGTGCTGTAGCTGATATGCAACTCATTGCTGGTCAAAAACCAGTTGTGACGCTTGCGCGTAAATCAATCGCTGGTTTCAAAATCCGTGATGGTTGGCCAATTGGTTGTAAAGTTACTTTACGTGGCGACCAAATGTACGAATTCTTGGACCGTTTGATCTCTATCGCGATTCCTCGTATCCGTGACTTCCGTGGTTTCTCTGCGAAATCATTTGATGGTCGTGGTAACTACTCAATGGGCTTAAAAGAGCAGATCGTTTTCCCTGAAATCGATTTTGACAAAATTGATCGTATCCGTGGTTTAGACATCACGATTACGACTACTGCTCGTAGCGATGACGAAGGCCGTGCGCTTATGCGTGCATTCGGCTTCCCGTTCAAATAA
- the rpmJ gene encoding 50S ribosomal protein L36, with translation MKVQASVKKICGSCKVIRRNGVIRVICSAEPRHKQRQG, from the coding sequence ATGAAAGTACAAGCTTCTGTAAAGAAAATTTGTGGTAGCTGTAAAGTTATCCGTCGTAATGGGGTTATTCGCGTGATTTGTAGCGCAGAACCTCGTCATAAGCAGCGTCAAGGTTAA
- the rpsE gene encoding 30S ribosomal protein S5 → MAKVEQNEGLVEKLVAVDRVAKVVKGGRIFSFTALTVVGDGNGRVGFGRGKAREVPAAISKALEAARRNMITVDLAGTTLQHPVNARHGASRVYMQPASEGTGVIAGGAMRAVLEAAGVHNVLAKCYGSTNAANVVNATFKGLRDMTSPEKVAAKRGKSVEEIQG, encoded by the coding sequence ATGGCGAAAGTTGAACAAAACGAAGGTCTCGTTGAAAAGCTGGTTGCCGTTGATCGTGTAGCCAAGGTAGTAAAGGGTGGTCGTATCTTCTCTTTCACAGCATTAACTGTTGTGGGCGATGGTAATGGTCGTGTAGGTTTTGGTCGTGGTAAAGCACGTGAAGTTCCAGCTGCTATTTCTAAAGCACTTGAAGCTGCTCGTCGTAACATGATCACTGTAGACCTCGCGGGGACTACTTTACAACACCCTGTGAATGCTCGTCATGGCGCAAGCCGTGTATACATGCAACCTGCTTCAGAAGGTACTGGCGTAATTGCTGGTGGCGCGATGCGTGCTGTTCTTGAAGCTGCAGGTGTACATAACGTACTTGCTAAATGTTATGGTTCTACGAATGCTGCTAACGTAGTAAACGCAACTTTTAAAGGTTTGCGTGATATGACTTCTCCTGAGAAAGTCGCTGCGAAACGTGGTAAATCAGTAGAAGAAATTCAAGGGTAA
- the rplF gene encoding 50S ribosomal protein L6 gives MSRVAKAPVTVPNGVTVTQNGRQVEVKGSKGTLSFNLHALVELKQEEGKLQLAPAKESKDAWMQAGTARAVLNNLVKGVSEGFERKLQLVGVGYKAAVKGAVVNLNLGYSHPIDYALPEGVTAETPTATEIVLKSANKQLLGQVAAEIRAYRAPEPYKGKGVRYSDEVILRKEAKKK, from the coding sequence ATGTCTCGTGTGGCTAAAGCCCCAGTAACTGTACCTAATGGTGTAACAGTTACTCAGAACGGCCGGCAGGTCGAAGTGAAAGGCAGCAAAGGTACATTGTCTTTCAACCTGCATGCGCTGGTCGAGCTAAAACAGGAAGAAGGTAAACTTCAACTTGCTCCAGCTAAAGAGTCGAAAGACGCTTGGATGCAAGCTGGTACTGCTCGCGCTGTATTGAATAACCTTGTAAAAGGTGTTAGCGAAGGCTTCGAACGTAAGTTACAGCTTGTTGGTGTTGGTTATAAAGCTGCGGTTAAGGGTGCTGTTGTAAACCTTAACCTTGGTTATTCACACCCAATTGACTACGCTTTACCTGAAGGTGTAACGGCGGAAACTCCAACTGCAACTGAAATCGTTTTGAAATCAGCAAACAAGCAGTTGTTAGGTCAAGTGGCAGCGGAAATCCGTGCATACCGTGCTCCTGAACCATATAAAGGTAAAGGTGTTCGTTATTCGGATGAAGTTATTCTTCGTAAAGAAGCTAAGAAGAAATAA
- the rplO gene encoding 50S ribosomal protein L15, whose amino-acid sequence MTLRLNELAPAEGAKRENRRVGRGIGSGVGKTGGRGIKGQNSRKSGGTRPGFEGGQTAIYRRLPKFGFTSQLALKTAEVRLSELNKVEGDIVSLETLKAANVVRRDQVRARIVLSGEITRAFTVQGVALTKGAKAAVEAAGGKVEE is encoded by the coding sequence ATGACTCTGCGTTTAAATGAGCTTGCACCTGCTGAAGGTGCTAAGCGTGAAAACCGTCGCGTAGGCCGTGGTATCGGTTCTGGCGTTGGTAAGACTGGCGGTCGCGGTATCAAAGGTCAAAATTCACGTAAAAGTGGTGGTACTCGTCCGGGCTTTGAAGGCGGTCAAACAGCGATTTATCGTCGTTTACCAAAATTCGGCTTCACTAGCCAACTTGCTTTGAAAACTGCTGAAGTACGTTTGTCTGAGTTGAACAAAGTTGAAGGTGATATCGTTTCACTTGAAACTTTAAAAGCTGCGAATGTTGTTCGTCGTGACCAAGTTCGTGCTCGCATCGTGCTTTCAGGTGAAATCACTCGCGCGTTCACTGTTCAAGGTGTTGCGTTGACTAAAGGCGCTAAAGCTGCTGTTGAAGCTGCTGGCGGTAAAGTCGAGGAGTAA
- a CDS encoding GNAT family N-acetyltransferase, which yields MLDITIRILSVDELNDFRMIRLSALAKAPQMFGSTYETEVIKPYSFFESCLSSSTVFGVYHKDKIIGLATLTRESGMKLSHKASLSSVFIEPEFQGLGIATELLHTVIAYSKEQVEQILLSVADDNQSAIHLYQKNGFQTYGVELKALKNDKGYTDELLMKLFLF from the coding sequence ATGTTAGATATTACGATTAGAATCCTAAGTGTAGATGAACTGAATGATTTTAGAATGATTAGACTTTCAGCTTTAGCAAAAGCCCCACAAATGTTTGGTTCAACTTATGAGACAGAAGTTATAAAACCATACAGTTTTTTTGAAAGTTGCTTATCAAGTTCAACAGTCTTTGGAGTTTATCATAAAGATAAAATTATAGGTTTAGCGACTTTAACACGAGAGAGCGGAATGAAGCTGTCTCATAAAGCTTCTCTATCCAGTGTATTTATTGAACCTGAATTTCAAGGGCTGGGTATCGCAACAGAGTTGCTTCATACTGTTATTGCTTACAGTAAAGAGCAAGTAGAACAAATTTTACTGAGTGTCGCTGATGATAATCAGTCAGCGATTCATCTTTATCAAAAAAATGGTTTTCAGACTTATGGGGTAGAGTTGAAAGCTTTGAAAAATGATAAGGGATATACTGATGAGCTTCTGATGAAGCTTTTTTTGTTCTAG
- the rpmD gene encoding 50S ribosomal protein L30: MKTIKVTQTKSSSHRLKNHKLCLQGLGLRRIGHTVEVQDTPSNRGMINKVYYMVSVEE; the protein is encoded by the coding sequence ATGAAAACGATTAAAGTTACCCAGACTAAGTCTTCTTCACATCGCTTGAAAAATCACAAGCTTTGCTTACAAGGTTTAGGTCTGCGTCGTATTGGTCATACTGTAGAAGTGCAAGATACGCCTTCTAACCGTGGTATGATCAACAAAGTTTACTATATGGTTAGTGTAGAGGAATAA
- the rplX gene encoding 50S ribosomal protein L24, translating into MAKIKKGDQVIVIAGKEKGKQGVVLSVSEDRVKVEGLNLVKKHQKPNRVTGAEGGIVTQEATLHISNVAIFNATTQKADRVGYQVIDGTKTRVYKSNGESVAAAK; encoded by the coding sequence ATGGCTAAGATTAAAAAAGGCGATCAAGTAATTGTGATCGCAGGTAAAGAAAAAGGCAAACAAGGTGTTGTTTTGTCTGTTTCTGAAGATCGAGTTAAGGTCGAAGGTCTTAACTTGGTGAAGAAGCATCAAAAGCCGAACCGTGTAACTGGCGCTGAAGGCGGTATTGTTACTCAAGAGGCGACGCTTCATATCTCAAACGTGGCAATTTTTAATGCTACAACCCAAAAGGCTGACCGTGTTGGTTACCAAGTGATTGATGGCACGAAAACTCGTGTTTATAAGTCAAATGGTGAATCAGTGGCGGCAGCGAAGTAA
- the rpsH gene encoding 30S ribosomal protein S8, whose translation MSMQDTVADMLTRVRNAQMAKKQTVSMPSSKLKVAIANVLQQEGYISNVEVAQEEIKSTLTITLKYFEGKPVIETVKRVSRPGLRQYRGKDKLPSVKQGLGIAIVSTSKGIMTDRAARAAGVGGEVIAFVS comes from the coding sequence ATGAGTATGCAAGATACCGTTGCCGACATGTTAACACGTGTTCGTAACGCACAAATGGCAAAGAAACAAACTGTTTCTATGCCGTCTTCTAAGTTGAAAGTTGCGATTGCAAATGTACTTCAACAAGAAGGTTATATTTCAAATGTAGAAGTGGCTCAAGAAGAGATCAAATCTACTTTGACAATTACGTTAAAATATTTCGAAGGCAAACCAGTTATCGAAACGGTTAAGCGTGTAAGCCGTCCAGGTCTACGTCAATACCGTGGTAAAGATAAACTTCCTAGCGTTAAGCAAGGTTTAGGTATTGCAATTGTTTCTACAAGCAAAGGCATCATGACTGATCGCGCTGCACGTGCTGCGGGCGTTGGTGGTGAAGTTATTGCTTTTGTTTCTTAA
- the rpsN gene encoding 30S ribosomal protein S14 — translation MAKKGMINRELKREKTVAKYAAKRAELKAVIANVNASDEERFEAMLKLQALPRNASPVRLRNRCGLTGRPHGYFRKFGLSRNKLRDTVMQGDVPGVVKASW, via the coding sequence ATGGCTAAGAAAGGTATGATTAATCGCGAATTGAAACGCGAAAAGACAGTTGCAAAATACGCTGCAAAACGTGCTGAATTAAAAGCTGTTATTGCAAATGTAAATGCAAGTGACGAAGAACGTTTCGAAGCGATGTTAAAGTTACAAGCATTGCCACGTAATGCATCTCCAGTGCGTCTTCGTAACCGCTGTGGTTTAACTGGTCGTCCTCATGGTTACTTCCGTAAGTTCGGTTTAAGCCGTAACAAATTACGTGACACAGTAATGCAAGGTGATGTGCCGGGCGTTGTTAAGGCAAGCTGGTAA
- the rpsD gene encoding 30S ribosomal protein S4, with product MARYIGPKCKLSRREGTDLQLKSGVKPFDVKTKKHNKAPGQHGQARGGKQSEYSLQLREKQKVRRMYGVLERQFSNYYKEAARVKGATGENLLKLLESRLDNVVYRMGFGSTRSEARQLVSHRSITLNGRRVNIASIQVKAGDVIAVHEGAKQQLRIKNAIELAAQRGIPAWMEVDHSKLEGTFKAAPDRSDLPAEINESLIVELYSK from the coding sequence ATGGCTCGTTATATTGGTCCAAAATGCAAACTCTCTCGTCGCGAAGGGACAGACCTGCAACTTAAATCAGGCGTTAAACCGTTTGATGTAAAAACCAAAAAACACAATAAAGCACCTGGTCAACATGGTCAGGCTCGTGGTGGTAAGCAATCTGAGTATTCACTACAATTACGTGAAAAACAAAAAGTCCGTCGTATGTACGGTGTGTTAGAACGTCAATTTAGTAACTACTATAAAGAAGCAGCTCGTGTGAAAGGCGCAACAGGTGAAAACTTGTTGAAATTGCTTGAAAGCCGTCTTGATAACGTAGTTTATCGCATGGGTTTTGGTTCTACACGTTCAGAAGCTCGTCAGTTAGTTTCTCACCGTTCTATTACTTTAAATGGTCGTCGTGTCAACATTGCGTCTATTCAAGTAAAAGCGGGCGATGTAATTGCGGTTCACGAAGGCGCTAAACAACAATTGCGTATTAAAAACGCGATTGAGTTGGCTGCGCAACGTGGTATCCCTGCTTGGATGGAAGTTGACCATTCTAAGCTAGAAGGTACGTTCAAAGCTGCACCTGATCGTTCTGATTTACCTGCTGAAATCAACGAAAGCTTGATTGTAGAATTGTATTCTAAATAA
- the rplR gene encoding 50S ribosomal protein L18 — protein MNEKKQTRLRRAKSTRLHIRALGATRLCVNRTPRHIYAQVISADGGKVLAQASTLDASLRSGATGNVEAATKVGALIAERAKAAGVTKVAFDRSGFKYHGRIKALADAAREGGLEF, from the coding sequence ATGAACGAAAAGAAACAAACCCGTTTGCGTCGTGCGAAAAGCACACGCTTGCACATTCGTGCATTGGGTGCGACTCGTTTGTGTGTAAACCGCACTCCGCGTCACATCTATGCGCAAGTTATTTCAGCGGATGGTGGCAAAGTTTTAGCGCAAGCTTCAACTTTAGATGCATCTTTACGTAGTGGTGCTACTGGTAATGTTGAAGCAGCTACGAAAGTTGGTGCTTTGATCGCAGAACGTGCTAAAGCAGCTGGCGTTACTAAAGTTGCATTTGACCGTTCTGGTTTTAAATATCATGGTCGTATCAAAGCCTTGGCTGATGCTGCTCGTGAAGGCGGCTTGGAGTTCTAA
- the rpsM gene encoding 30S ribosomal protein S13 — MARIAGVNIPDNKHAVISLTYIFGIGRHTAKNILAAVGIAGTTKIRELDDAQLDAIRAEVAKVPTEGDLRREISMNIKRLMDLGCYRGLRHRRSLPVRGQRTKTNARTRKGPRKPIKK, encoded by the coding sequence ATGGCTCGTATTGCCGGTGTAAACATTCCGGATAACAAGCACGCTGTTATCTCTCTCACGTATATTTTTGGTATCGGTCGCCACACTGCTAAGAATATCTTAGCTGCTGTAGGTATTGCTGGAACTACAAAAATTCGTGAATTAGATGATGCTCAGCTTGATGCGATTCGTGCAGAAGTTGCTAAGGTTCCGACCGAAGGTGACTTACGTCGCGAAATTTCCATGAACATTAAACGTTTAATGGATTTAGGCTGCTACCGCGGTCTTCGTCATCGTCGCAGCTTGCCTGTTCGCGGACAACGCACCAAAACTAACGCACGTACCCGTAAAGGTCCGCGCAAACCGATTAAAAAGTAA
- a CDS encoding flavin-containing monooxygenase, producing the protein MEKQVDVLIIGAGISGIGLAVHLSKNCPQRQFEILERRDSFGGTWDLFRYPGIRSDSDMSTFGFNFKPWAKEKVLASGPEIKGYLSEVIDEFKLKEKIHFGHRVLSANYDSAKKKWLVEIEDSNKKKQTWSANFVMGCTGYYNYDQGYAPQFPEQDKFKGQFIHPQHWPENLDYTGKKVVIIGSGATAITLVPSMVKGGAGHVTMLQRSPTYIATVPSIDFIYEKTRRFMSEETAYKFTRARNIGMQRAIYALAQKHPKTVRRLLLKGIELQLKGKVDMKHFTPSYNPWDQRLCVVPDGDLFKALRQGQASIETDQIEKFTANGIQLKSGKHLEADIVISATGLEIQILGGVKGSIDGKPMNTSHHMLYQGVMVSDVPNMAMIIGYINASWTLKVDIAADYICRLLNHMDKNGFDEVIAHAEPDQFEQDTIMGKLSSGYIARAADIMPKQGKKAPWKISNNYLADRKELKDAKFNDGVLQFRKRDEQVDRKPKLVS; encoded by the coding sequence ATGGAAAAGCAAGTTGATGTATTAATTATTGGTGCAGGTATCTCAGGAATAGGGTTGGCTGTGCATCTCTCTAAAAACTGTCCACAACGCCAATTTGAAATTTTAGAGCGTCGTGACAGCTTTGGTGGAACTTGGGATTTGTTCCGTTATCCTGGTATTCGTTCTGACTCAGATATGTCAACATTTGGTTTTAACTTTAAACCTTGGGCGAAAGAAAAAGTCCTTGCAAGTGGTCCAGAAATTAAAGGCTATCTTTCTGAAGTTATTGATGAGTTTAAGTTAAAAGAAAAAATCCATTTTGGTCATCGCGTTCTTTCTGCAAATTATGATTCTGCTAAGAAAAAGTGGCTTGTTGAAATTGAAGATAGCAACAAGAAGAAACAAACTTGGTCAGCAAATTTTGTAATGGGCTGTACGGGTTACTATAACTATGATCAAGGTTATGCACCACAATTCCCAGAGCAAGATAAATTTAAAGGGCAATTTATCCACCCACAACACTGGCCTGAAAATCTAGATTACACAGGTAAGAAAGTTGTAATTATTGGTAGTGGTGCGACTGCGATTACCCTTGTTCCTTCAATGGTAAAAGGTGGTGCAGGGCATGTGACTATGTTGCAGCGTTCTCCTACTTATATTGCAACAGTTCCTTCAATTGACTTCATTTATGAAAAAACACGTAGATTTATGTCAGAAGAAACAGCATATAAATTTACTCGTGCTCGTAACATTGGGATGCAGCGTGCGATCTACGCCTTAGCCCAAAAGCATCCAAAAACTGTGCGTCGTCTATTATTAAAAGGCATTGAGTTGCAGCTAAAAGGTAAAGTGGATATGAAACACTTTACGCCAAGCTATAATCCATGGGATCAACGTTTATGTGTTGTGCCTGATGGCGATTTATTTAAAGCATTGCGCCAAGGTCAAGCAAGTATTGAAACAGATCAGATTGAAAAGTTCACAGCAAATGGTATCCAGTTAAAATCTGGAAAACATTTGGAAGCCGATATTGTAATTTCAGCGACTGGCTTGGAAATTCAAATCTTAGGTGGTGTAAAAGGCTCTATTGATGGTAAACCGATGAATACTTCACATCATATGTTGTACCAAGGTGTGATGGTGAGTGATGTACCGAATATGGCAATGATTATTGGTTATATCAATGCCTCTTGGACATTGAAAGTTGATATTGCTGCTGACTATATTTGTCGTTTGCTTAATCATATGGACAAGAACGGCTTTGATGAAGTAATTGCACATGCTGAACCTGATCAGTTTGAACAAGATACGATCATGGGTAAATTATCTTCAGGTTATATTGCGCGTGCAGCGGATATTATGCCGAAACAAGGTAAAAAAGCACCATGGAAGATTTCTAACAACTATCTTGCGGATCGTAAAGAACTGAAAGATGCAAAATTTAACGATGGTGTCTTGCAATTCCGTAAGCGTGATGAACAAGTAGATCGTAAACCTAAATTAGTTTCTTAA
- the rplQ gene encoding 50S ribosomal protein L17: protein MRHRNSGVKLGRTSSHRKALFQNLTNALVEHELIKTTLPKAKELRRVAEPLITLAKNDTVANRRLAFARTRSAATVGKLFTVLGPRYKERNGGYLRVLKAGFRAGDAAPMAYVELVDREVK, encoded by the coding sequence ATGCGTCATCGTAATAGTGGTGTGAAATTAGGCCGTACAAGCAGCCACCGTAAGGCGTTGTTCCAAAACTTAACAAATGCTTTAGTTGAGCATGAGTTAATTAAAACAACTTTGCCTAAGGCGAAAGAACTTCGTCGTGTTGCTGAGCCTTTAATCACTTTGGCAAAAAACGATACAGTAGCAAACCGTCGTTTAGCGTTTGCTCGTACTCGTTCTGCAGCAACTGTTGGTAAATTATTTACCGTTCTTGGCCCTCGTTACAAAGAACGTAACGGCGGTTATCTACGTGTTCTTAAAGCGGGCTTCCGTGCAGGTGATGCTGCACCGATGGCTTACGTTGAACTTGTAGATCGTGAAGTAAAATAA